Proteins from a genomic interval of Microbacterium esteraromaticum:
- a CDS encoding fibronectin type III domain-containing protein has protein sequence MATNNGTKKDAYSGRPAFYLRLYVWRSSLDIANNRSRYSWWLRAYNPDRNKLTYRLDNDPYAVNVEGDSWSGGHHLDFRGGQSYIEIASGTTGWKSHSSSGELQVNYSASHGPAGVFGSASLSGSFYTDTIPIPPSGLTVTRVSDTQHTLQWSRHSTYTKVGINRRTDGGSWERVATPSGNLWTFTDTTTSAEHEYEYAVRGIAAAGESAQSNSVTVRTTPKAPSTPTAARTSGDDIRVAVSMGGYGTHLDLQDDGATVVSALPESSLPWDHVAPNPAIPHNYRARARVASGGAGSTTLYSAWSGYSNVIQLISPPNAPVSLSPNGGTAPSDEDVVLSWVHNPVDSSPQSAFEARHRPVGGVWTTISGTTADSVTVALATDHFEWEARTKGAHPDWSPWSATAVFEVIDPPGVAVIQPATIWDASTLPVEWTFFQAQAHPQSSWELELLSEGDVIESRQGDGAATSITLTSRLPEGFYEVRVRAAAGDVLSAWTTVAFEVAFIPPGPPVITGVWDESQGGVVLSVAAEEYGGAVFEGGAWYTEVGV, from the coding sequence ATGGCGACGAATAACGGCACGAAGAAGGACGCCTATTCTGGGCGGCCGGCGTTCTACCTGCGCCTGTACGTGTGGCGGTCGTCGCTGGATATCGCGAACAACCGGTCGCGGTACTCGTGGTGGTTGCGGGCGTACAACCCGGACCGGAACAAGCTGACCTACCGGCTCGACAACGACCCGTACGCGGTCAACGTCGAGGGTGACAGCTGGTCTGGCGGGCATCACCTGGACTTCCGTGGCGGACAGTCGTACATCGAGATCGCGTCGGGCACGACGGGGTGGAAGTCGCATTCGTCGTCGGGTGAGTTGCAGGTCAACTACTCCGCGTCGCATGGTCCGGCTGGTGTGTTCGGTTCGGCGTCGCTGTCGGGCAGTTTCTACACGGATACGATCCCGATTCCGCCGTCGGGGTTGACGGTGACGCGTGTGTCGGACACGCAGCACACGTTGCAGTGGTCACGGCATTCGACGTATACGAAGGTTGGGATCAACCGTCGTACGGATGGCGGGTCGTGGGAGCGTGTCGCGACACCGTCGGGGAACCTGTGGACGTTCACGGATACGACGACGTCGGCTGAGCACGAGTACGAGTATGCGGTGCGTGGTATTGCTGCTGCGGGCGAGTCGGCTCAGTCGAACAGTGTGACGGTGCGGACGACACCGAAGGCTCCGTCTACACCGACCGCGGCCCGCACGTCCGGTGATGACATTCGCGTGGCGGTGTCGATGGGCGGGTACGGGACGCATCTGGACCTTCAGGATGACGGCGCCACGGTCGTCTCGGCGCTACCTGAGTCGAGCCTGCCGTGGGACCACGTGGCGCCGAACCCGGCGATCCCGCACAATTACCGCGCACGGGCCCGGGTCGCTTCGGGCGGCGCTGGTTCGACGACGCTGTACTCGGCGTGGTCGGGGTACTCCAACGTCATCCAGTTGATCTCGCCTCCGAACGCGCCCGTGTCGCTGTCCCCGAATGGGGGCACTGCGCCGTCGGATGAGGACGTGGTGCTGTCGTGGGTGCATAACCCTGTCGACTCGTCACCGCAGTCTGCGTTCGAGGCGCGTCACCGCCCGGTGGGTGGTGTGTGGACGACGATCAGCGGGACGACTGCGGACAGTGTGACCGTGGCCCTGGCGACTGACCATTTCGAATGGGAGGCGCGGACGAAGGGTGCGCACCCGGACTGGTCGCCGTGGTCAGCGACCGCGGTGTTCGAGGTCATCGACCCGCCCGGCGTTGCGGTGATTCAACCGGCCACGATCTGGGATGCGTCGACGCTGCCCGTGGAGTGGACGTTCTTTCAGGCGCAAGCGCACCCGCAGTCGTCGTGGGAGCTCGAACTGCTCTCTGAGGGTGACGTCATCGAGTCCCGTCAGGGTGACGGTGCTGCCACGTCGATCACGCTGACATCTCGTCTTCCAGAAGGGTTCTACGAGGTGCGGGTGCGTGCCGCGGCTGGGGACGTGCTCTCGGCGTGGACGACGGTCGCGTTTGAGGTCGCGTTCATCCCGCCCGGCCCGCCGGTGATCACTGGTGTCTGGGATGAGTCGCAGGGTGGCGTGGTGCTGTCTGTTGCGGCTGAGGAATATGGCGGTGCTGTCTTCGAGGGCGGCGCCTGGTACACGGAAGTAGGAGTCTGA
- a CDS encoding SGNH/GDSL hydrolase family protein has product MLSTTDRPGNVSAGGTTVGTKHTVVSAVESPVVRWVLSKPALGGTVTSTATVRAAIRVGAGAFVPVTFDGQPETSFPITASGEVVIIESDPIPVTIPAGSEVTVNVWGNSDTGGAVQVSPNTWISGVDPGYILGGQATVVDSTYSTGLLKPSMRPAAILGPGTFPSWVLTGDSITMTSNSHLERWARGTVRAAVKSAMGGEGWYHYPAVFNQRLGQVLPFGTHVLSAMGVNDVNTSAATAMQNAVSYWQQIRSFDEIEQLIACTITPCFVSSTDGFTTLEGQTPATNNRPEVNAWLRDGAPLLSGVPSPGSTDPATVRIGQAGHPVDLLADTSSVIQDADDTGRFRVDVGPLGGDGTHFNSAAHDLISGYLASILP; this is encoded by the coding sequence ATGCTCAGCACGACCGACCGGCCAGGCAATGTCTCGGCAGGGGGAACCACTGTTGGCACGAAGCACACGGTCGTCTCGGCAGTGGAGAGCCCTGTCGTGCGTTGGGTGCTGTCGAAGCCCGCACTCGGCGGCACTGTCACCTCCACAGCCACCGTTCGCGCGGCTATCCGTGTCGGGGCTGGCGCATTCGTCCCGGTGACCTTCGACGGCCAACCGGAAACGTCGTTCCCGATCACCGCATCCGGGGAAGTCGTCATCATTGAATCCGATCCGATCCCCGTCACCATCCCGGCGGGGAGCGAGGTAACGGTGAACGTGTGGGGCAACTCCGACACCGGAGGGGCAGTGCAAGTGTCACCGAATACCTGGATCAGCGGCGTTGACCCGGGGTACATCCTCGGCGGTCAAGCGACTGTCGTGGACTCCACGTACTCCACCGGCCTTTTGAAGCCTTCCATGCGACCCGCGGCTATCCTCGGGCCAGGAACTTTCCCATCATGGGTGCTCACAGGTGACTCAATCACCATGACCTCGAACAGCCACCTCGAACGGTGGGCGCGAGGAACGGTGCGGGCCGCGGTGAAGTCCGCAATGGGCGGGGAAGGCTGGTACCACTACCCGGCAGTGTTCAACCAACGGCTCGGGCAGGTTCTCCCGTTCGGCACCCACGTGCTGTCGGCAATGGGCGTCAACGACGTGAATACCTCCGCGGCCACAGCCATGCAGAACGCTGTGAGCTACTGGCAACAGATCCGATCCTTCGACGAGATCGAGCAACTGATCGCCTGCACGATCACACCGTGCTTCGTCTCGTCAACGGATGGATTCACGACGCTCGAAGGGCAGACCCCAGCCACGAACAACAGGCCGGAGGTGAACGCCTGGCTGCGTGACGGCGCACCTTTGCTGTCTGGCGTACCGTCTCCCGGTTCGACAGACCCGGCCACGGTGCGCATCGGCCAGGCGGGACACCCGGTCGACCTGCTCGCCGACACGTCATCGGTGATCCAGGACGCCGACGACACTGGGCGGTTCCGGGTGGACGTCGGGCCACTCGGGGGCGACGGGACGCACTTCAACAGTGCGGCGCACGACCTGATCAGCGGGTATCTCGCGTCCATCCTGCCGTAG
- a CDS encoding peptidoglycan DD-metalloendopeptidase family protein, with protein MSKLPMPFGNPATYAGHSGVDFAQREGTPIPASGDGVVYHRNWKINGGFQIWVRYDLNGKEVGYAHMPSHAACPPVGTRVRAGTKIGVVGNTGRSTGPHLHIEINGDATTAGVWRAFTRDAVVGGAVAGGISTGGWNQTSRPTKDIQRLVGAEPDDIHGPDTDRKIKAWQKANRLTADGIWGVISDAVGFPITEDGDPGVRTIAKLQHAVGAKIDGVDGPDTNRHLQEQLGVVVDGIRGAGTIRALQAVVGAKVDGEEGPDTWRKTQRHLNAGRSFRPATPPSTPEGSVLDPAAPWKDQPVDYKDAKWVGSPNFNNGQAPARRKDHIDLHWFGSPSSLAGTDAHFQQPGTIKNGRGTGASSQYGIGADGAVHQYVREADYAHTNGDTDANATGITIEHEGGPGKPVTDATYEASIRLVADIARRIGIKQLVWERNIFPHSHYVATECPGTLDHDRIIAGANALLAPVVDGMVTVPRADLEALRDVVDGWLS; from the coding sequence ATGTCCAAGCTCCCGATGCCGTTCGGCAACCCGGCCACCTACGCCGGCCACAGCGGGGTCGACTTCGCGCAGCGGGAGGGCACTCCGATCCCCGCGTCCGGCGACGGCGTCGTCTACCACCGCAACTGGAAGATCAACGGTGGCTTTCAGATCTGGGTGCGCTACGACCTCAACGGCAAGGAAGTCGGCTACGCGCACATGCCGTCGCACGCCGCCTGCCCACCTGTCGGGACGCGCGTGCGCGCCGGGACGAAGATCGGTGTCGTCGGCAACACGGGCCGCTCCACCGGCCCGCACCTGCACATCGAGATCAACGGCGACGCGACCACCGCCGGCGTATGGCGCGCATTCACTCGCGACGCGGTCGTGGGCGGCGCTGTCGCCGGCGGCATCAGCACGGGCGGGTGGAACCAGACCTCCCGGCCGACGAAGGACATTCAGCGCCTCGTTGGCGCGGAACCCGACGACATCCACGGCCCGGACACGGACCGCAAGATCAAGGCCTGGCAGAAAGCGAACCGTCTCACCGCCGACGGCATCTGGGGCGTGATCTCCGACGCAGTCGGCTTCCCGATCACGGAGGACGGCGACCCGGGGGTGCGAACGATCGCGAAGCTACAGCACGCGGTCGGCGCGAAGATCGACGGTGTCGACGGCCCGGACACGAACCGTCACCTGCAGGAGCAGCTTGGCGTCGTCGTCGATGGCATCCGCGGTGCGGGCACGATCCGTGCGCTGCAGGCTGTCGTCGGCGCGAAGGTCGACGGCGAGGAGGGGCCCGACACCTGGCGGAAGACACAGCGGCATCTCAACGCTGGCAGGTCGTTCCGTCCTGCCACGCCGCCCAGTACACCGGAGGGGTCGGTGCTCGACCCGGCCGCCCCGTGGAAGGACCAGCCGGTCGACTACAAGGACGCGAAGTGGGTCGGCTCACCGAACTTCAACAACGGCCAGGCGCCGGCACGGCGGAAGGACCACATCGACCTGCATTGGTTCGGCTCGCCGTCGTCCCTCGCGGGGACGGATGCGCATTTCCAGCAGCCGGGGACGATCAAGAACGGCCGCGGCACTGGGGCGTCGTCGCAGTACGGCATCGGCGCCGACGGCGCCGTGCACCAGTACGTCCGCGAGGCCGACTACGCGCACACCAACGGCGACACCGACGCGAACGCGACTGGCATCACGATCGAGCACGAGGGTGGCCCTGGCAAGCCGGTCACGGACGCGACCTATGAGGCGTCGATCCGTCTGGTTGCGGATATCGCGCGGCGTATCGGGATCAAGCAGTTGGTGTGGGAGCGCAACATCTTCCCGCACAGTCACTACGTCGCCACCGAATGCCCCGGGACGCTCGACCATGACCGCATCATCGCTGGCGCGAACGCACTGCTCGCGCCTGTCGTGGACGGGATGGTGACGGTGCCCCGGGCCGACCTGGAAGCGCTGCGCGACGTCGTCGACGGGTGGCTGTCATGA
- a CDS encoding ATPase, T2SS/T4P/T4SS family, translating to MSHPSVIVAERVRRRLRLEQTDPSAQPDEARRIAQTEVRRHNDQALQRGGTMIDDEAALVRDVLASVSGFGVLQPLLDDDTVEEIWLNGPDRVFVARGGSTERIDLALSDAMVRELVERMLQSTGRRVDVSQPFVDASLPDGSRLHVAIADVVRGSIALNTGNN from the coding sequence GTGAGTCATCCGTCTGTGATCGTCGCCGAGAGGGTGCGGCGCCGCCTGCGCCTGGAGCAGACTGACCCGTCGGCGCAGCCCGATGAAGCCAGGCGCATCGCGCAGACCGAGGTGCGGCGCCACAACGATCAGGCGCTGCAGCGCGGCGGGACGATGATCGACGACGAGGCGGCGCTCGTGCGCGACGTGCTCGCGTCGGTATCGGGGTTCGGAGTTCTGCAGCCGCTGCTCGATGACGACACGGTCGAAGAGATCTGGTTGAACGGCCCCGACCGGGTGTTCGTGGCCCGCGGCGGAAGTACCGAGCGCATCGACCTGGCGCTGTCGGATGCCATGGTGCGCGAACTTGTCGAGCGGATGCTGCAGTCGACCGGCCGCCGCGTGGATGTCAGCCAGCCCTTCGTTGACGCCTCACTACCCGATGGCTCACGGCTGCACGTGGCCATCGCCGATGTCGTACGCGGTTCGATCGCCCTGAACACGGGTAATAACTAA
- a CDS encoding DedA family protein translates to MLHSALTAPASILPDWLDPAVIIEAAGPWALLVVCFIVFAETGLLVGFLLPGDTLLIISGLLTHTNDIFGMNIWPVSLLIALSAFVGGEVGYFIGHKGGPAVFERKESGLFSRTNVDRTNAFFERFGGITIILARFVPIVRTFAPVAAGVGHMPWKRYSLYNLIGALLWGFGLTMFGYLIAYIPWVSEFVVEYIDLILLVAVGGTIIVTGWHYLVERHRAKKAAAADASVDDPS, encoded by the coding sequence TTGCTCCACTCCGCACTGACGGCTCCGGCGAGCATCCTCCCCGACTGGCTCGATCCCGCCGTCATCATCGAAGCGGCCGGCCCCTGGGCGCTGCTCGTCGTGTGCTTCATCGTCTTCGCCGAGACCGGCCTGCTGGTGGGCTTCCTGCTGCCCGGTGACACTCTGCTGATCATCTCGGGTCTGCTGACGCACACCAACGACATCTTCGGTATGAACATCTGGCCGGTGTCGCTGCTGATCGCCCTGTCGGCGTTCGTCGGCGGCGAGGTCGGGTACTTCATCGGGCACAAGGGCGGACCCGCCGTGTTCGAGCGCAAGGAATCAGGTCTTTTCAGCCGCACGAACGTCGACCGCACCAACGCCTTCTTCGAGCGTTTCGGCGGCATCACGATCATCCTGGCCCGCTTCGTGCCGATCGTGCGCACGTTCGCCCCTGTCGCCGCCGGCGTCGGACACATGCCCTGGAAGCGGTACTCGCTGTACAACCTGATCGGCGCTCTGCTGTGGGGCTTCGGGCTGACGATGTTCGGCTACCTCATCGCGTACATCCCCTGGGTGTCGGAGTTCGTCGTGGAGTACATCGACCTGATCCTGCTCGTCGCCGTGGGCGGCACGATCATCGTCACCGGCTGGCACTACCTCGTCGAGCGGCACCGTGCGAAGAAGGCCGCCGCGGCCGACGCATCGGTGGACGACCCGAGCTGA
- a CDS encoding Ku protein: MRSIWKGSLTFGLVNVPVKVYSAIEDHDVSLHQVHDEDGGRIRYHRVCEVCGQTVAYANIDRAYVDEGQTIVLTKDDLAALPAERNREIDVVEFVPSDQVDLLLLDRPYYVEPDSNSSKAYVLLRQTLQKTDRTAIVRFTLRQKTRLAALRVRGDVLVLQTLLWADEVREAAFPALEEDVTISDKELELSAALVDSYSADFSPEEFVDEYQNELRTLIDAKIEAGEGFEVTETFGEMGEAGGGEVIDLMEALRASVERTKAERAAAAEAAAPQAKDAG; this comes from the coding sequence ATGAGGAGCATCTGGAAGGGCTCACTGACCTTCGGGCTCGTGAACGTGCCCGTGAAGGTGTACTCGGCGATCGAGGATCACGATGTCTCGCTGCACCAGGTACACGACGAGGACGGCGGGCGCATCCGCTACCACCGCGTGTGCGAAGTGTGCGGTCAGACGGTCGCGTACGCCAACATCGACCGCGCCTACGTCGACGAGGGGCAGACGATCGTGCTCACGAAGGATGATCTGGCGGCGCTGCCCGCCGAACGCAACCGCGAGATCGATGTGGTCGAGTTCGTGCCCAGCGATCAGGTGGATCTGCTGCTGCTCGACCGGCCGTACTACGTCGAACCCGATTCGAACTCGTCGAAGGCGTATGTGCTGCTGCGCCAGACGCTGCAGAAGACCGATCGCACCGCGATCGTGCGCTTCACGCTGCGGCAGAAGACGCGTCTGGCGGCGTTGCGGGTGCGCGGCGACGTGCTCGTGCTGCAGACACTGCTGTGGGCCGATGAGGTGCGCGAGGCGGCGTTTCCCGCGCTGGAGGAGGACGTCACGATCAGCGACAAGGAACTCGAGCTGTCGGCGGCGCTGGTCGACAGCTACTCGGCCGATTTCTCACCCGAGGAGTTCGTCGACGAGTACCAGAACGAGCTGCGCACGCTGATCGACGCGAAGATCGAGGCGGGCGAGGGCTTTGAGGTGACCGAGACGTTCGGCGAGATGGGCGAGGCAGGCGGCGGCGAAGTCATCGACCTGATGGAGGCGCTGCGCGCGAGCGTCGAACGCACGAAGGCTGAGCGCGCAGCAGCGGCGGAGGCGGCTGCGCCGCAGGCCAAGGACGCCGGCTGA
- a CDS encoding ATP-dependent DNA ligase — MAGTGQVVQIDGRRLRVTNLDKIVYPATGTTKGEVLAYATRVAPVMLPHLRGRPVTRKRWVGGVGTADAPEPSFFTKQLEPGAPDWVRHLPIEHSDGPKQYPLADDVATLAWFAQVAALELHVPQWRFSPSGQRANPDRLVLDLDPGPGAGLAECAEVARLARDVLVGMGLAPIPVTSGSKGIHLYASLPAAADGTGLQSSAEVSAVAKELARLLEADHPDLATHVMAKSARPGRVFIDWSQNNAAKTTISPYSLRGRAHPWVAAPREWHELDDPHLRQLEFTEVLERVDAGLDPLATLAPAPAALAAYLAKRDAARTPEPMPTTAGASPAGTTRFVVQEHHARRVHHDLRIERDGVLVSWAVPKGIPTSGTENHLAVMTEPHPLQYLDFEGEIPRGEYGAGSMTVWDTGTVTIEKWRDDEVIGTFTGQTGGRLGTARLALIRTTGEGEKSQWLLHRMASASSAAAHRPAPAEAPAAPAPMLCEPGTPGLARAFGTPAWAEVKWDGIRAIGTWQASDAGGRFTLRARSGTDITSRYPELTADGAPDLPASDAVVDGEIVAFDTQGRPSFARLQDRMHLTRPREIEREVVRTPVIYVLFDLLRLDGHDLTGLPLRQRRELLERLASDLDARVQVPPVFDDLDAALALSRDYGLEGIVIKNPASPYRAGTRSASWLKIKNTQTQEVVIVGIRPGQGNRAGGIGSLLLAVPDEAGRLRYVGRVGTGFTDRMLRDLDQRLQPLRIEHPPLDGVPDADRRDALWVRPTLVGEVEFANWSPAGVLRHSRWRGLRPDKTPDDVRRES; from the coding sequence ATGGCGGGCACCGGGCAGGTCGTGCAGATCGACGGCCGCCGCCTGCGCGTGACAAACCTCGACAAGATCGTCTATCCCGCCACCGGCACGACCAAGGGCGAGGTGCTCGCGTACGCCACTCGGGTCGCCCCGGTGATGCTGCCGCATCTGCGGGGGCGTCCGGTGACCCGCAAGCGCTGGGTGGGCGGTGTGGGCACAGCGGATGCCCCCGAGCCGAGCTTCTTCACGAAACAGCTCGAACCCGGCGCGCCGGACTGGGTGCGGCACCTGCCGATCGAGCACTCCGACGGCCCGAAGCAGTATCCGCTCGCCGACGATGTCGCCACCCTCGCCTGGTTCGCCCAGGTCGCCGCGCTCGAACTGCACGTGCCGCAGTGGCGGTTCTCGCCGTCCGGGCAGCGGGCGAACCCCGATCGGCTGGTGCTCGACCTCGATCCGGGGCCGGGCGCCGGACTTGCCGAGTGCGCTGAGGTGGCGCGCCTTGCCCGCGACGTCCTGGTCGGGATGGGGTTGGCGCCGATCCCCGTGACCAGTGGCAGCAAGGGCATCCACCTCTACGCATCGCTGCCGGCTGCCGCCGATGGAACCGGTCTGCAGAGCAGCGCCGAGGTCTCGGCCGTCGCGAAGGAACTCGCCCGACTGCTCGAGGCCGACCACCCCGATCTCGCCACGCATGTGATGGCGAAGTCGGCGCGGCCCGGTCGGGTGTTCATCGACTGGAGCCAGAACAACGCCGCCAAGACGACCATCTCGCCGTACTCCCTGCGCGGGCGCGCGCACCCCTGGGTCGCCGCGCCCCGTGAGTGGCACGAGCTCGACGACCCGCATCTGCGGCAGCTGGAATTCACCGAGGTGCTCGAACGGGTCGACGCCGGGCTCGACCCATTGGCCACCCTGGCCCCCGCCCCGGCTGCGCTGGCCGCCTATCTCGCCAAACGCGACGCGGCCCGCACCCCCGAGCCCATGCCGACCACAGCCGGGGCCTCCCCCGCCGGTACGACACGGTTCGTGGTGCAGGAGCACCACGCTCGGCGCGTGCACCACGACTTGCGCATCGAGCGCGACGGCGTGCTGGTCAGCTGGGCGGTGCCGAAGGGCATCCCCACGTCCGGCACCGAGAACCACCTCGCGGTGATGACCGAGCCGCATCCGCTGCAGTACCTCGACTTCGAGGGTGAGATCCCCCGCGGCGAGTACGGCGCCGGGTCGATGACGGTATGGGACACCGGCACCGTGACCATTGAGAAGTGGCGCGATGACGAGGTGATCGGCACGTTCACGGGGCAGACCGGCGGCCGGCTCGGAACCGCACGGCTCGCCCTGATCCGCACCACCGGCGAGGGCGAGAAGTCGCAGTGGCTGCTGCACCGGATGGCATCCGCCTCGTCCGCCGCAGCACACCGGCCGGCTCCGGCAGAAGCGCCCGCCGCACCGGCTCCGATGCTCTGCGAGCCCGGCACGCCGGGTCTTGCGCGCGCCTTCGGAACGCCCGCCTGGGCAGAAGTCAAGTGGGACGGCATCCGCGCCATCGGCACGTGGCAGGCCTCGGATGCCGGTGGCCGTTTCACCCTGCGGGCCCGCAGCGGCACCGACATCACGTCGCGCTACCCGGAGCTCACCGCCGACGGGGCGCCCGACCTGCCAGCATCCGACGCCGTCGTCGACGGCGAGATCGTCGCCTTCGACACGCAGGGACGCCCGAGCTTCGCCCGTTTGCAGGACCGGATGCACCTCACCCGACCCCGCGAGATCGAACGCGAGGTCGTGCGCACGCCGGTGATCTACGTGCTGTTCGACCTGCTGCGCCTGGACGGACACGATCTCACCGGTCTGCCACTGCGGCAGCGGCGCGAACTGCTCGAACGCCTCGCGTCGGATCTCGACGCGCGCGTGCAGGTGCCGCCGGTGTTCGACGACCTCGACGCGGCTCTGGCACTCAGCCGCGACTACGGCCTGGAGGGCATCGTCATCAAGAACCCCGCGTCTCCCTACCGCGCCGGCACCCGCTCAGCGTCGTGGCTGAAGATCAAGAACACGCAGACACAAGAGGTGGTCATCGTCGGCATCCGCCCGGGGCAGGGAAACCGCGCGGGTGGCATCGGCTCGCTGCTGCTCGCCGTGCCCGACGAGGCCGGCCGGCTGCGGTACGTCGGCCGCGTGGGCACCGGCTTCACCGATCGGATGCTGCGCGACCTCGACCAGCGCCTGCAGCCGCTGCGCATCGAGCATCCGCCACTCGACGGCGTTCCGGACGCCGACCGCCGCGACGCACTGTGGGTGCGACCGACGCTGGTCGGCGAGGTGGAGTTCGCGAACTGGTCGCCCGCCGGGGTGCTGCGCCACTCGCGCTGGCGGGGCCTGCGCCCCGACAAGACACCGGATGACGTGCGGCGCGAGAGCTGA
- a CDS encoding cation diffusion facilitator family transporter has protein sequence MHDHAPAPGGIRGAGNRRLLAISLALTATIMVVQVIGAILSGSLALLADAAHMFTDSSALVIALIASIVAARPADDRRTFGYQRAEVFGALINAIILIVLMVVVAVQGVGRLIDPGDAEVAGPLMLIVAVIGMLANAVSMWLLSAAQKTSINVRGAYLEVMGDLIGSAFVIIAAVVIVTTGWMPADAIASLLIAAMILPRAISLLREVFSVLAESAPKGMAVSEIRTHLKVYDGVVDVHDVHVWQLTRGAPVFTAHVAVDPAVLAQGRSAQLLQELQSCLADHFDVEHSTFQLEPAGHDECEATHA, from the coding sequence ATGCACGATCACGCCCCTGCCCCCGGCGGCATCCGCGGCGCCGGAAACCGCCGCCTGCTTGCCATCTCGCTCGCACTGACCGCCACGATCATGGTGGTGCAGGTGATCGGCGCGATCCTGTCGGGGTCCCTGGCGCTGCTGGCCGATGCGGCGCACATGTTCACCGACTCGTCCGCGCTGGTGATCGCGCTGATCGCCAGCATCGTCGCGGCGCGCCCGGCCGATGACCGCCGCACCTTCGGCTACCAGCGGGCCGAGGTCTTCGGCGCGCTGATCAACGCCATCATCCTGATCGTGCTGATGGTGGTCGTCGCCGTACAGGGCGTCGGGCGGCTGATCGACCCGGGTGACGCCGAGGTCGCCGGACCGCTGATGCTGATCGTCGCCGTCATCGGCATGCTCGCCAACGCCGTGTCGATGTGGCTGCTGAGCGCAGCGCAGAAGACCAGCATCAACGTGCGGGGCGCATACCTGGAGGTCATGGGTGACCTGATCGGCTCGGCGTTCGTGATCATCGCCGCCGTGGTGATCGTGACGACGGGGTGGATGCCGGCTGACGCGATCGCCTCGTTGCTGATTGCGGCGATGATCCTGCCGCGCGCGATCTCGCTGCTGCGCGAGGTGTTCTCGGTGCTCGCCGAGTCGGCACCCAAGGGCATGGCGGTGAGCGAGATCCGCACGCACCTGAAGGTGTATGACGGGGTCGTCGACGTGCACGACGTGCACGTGTGGCAGCTGACGCGTGGCGCACCGGTGTTCACCGCGCACGTCGCGGTCGACCCCGCGGTGCTCGCGCAGGGGCGCTCGGCGCAGTTGCTGCAGGAGCTGCAGTCGTGCCTGGCCGATCATTTCGACGTCGAGCACTCGACGTTCCAGCTCGAACCCGCCGGGCATGACGAGTGCGAGGCGACGCACGCCTGA
- a CDS encoding DedA family protein, whose protein sequence is MITSALVARSAADAQYEGFIGWVLSLMQSLGEVGVGVAVLIETFVPPVPSEAILPGAGFLAYAGLMSFWGAWIAATAGALVGAWIWYALGAALGRDRTRRLVGRIPLMDTDDFDKAEVFFQRWGGVAVFVGRCVPLVRSFVSIPAGIERMPLWKFTTYTFLGSAIWNGIWIGLGFAFGPAIDPVLERWSGVLSKAVLVVIALLMIWFIVARLLRLRRRRISEANGTGTGTGTGTGELG, encoded by the coding sequence ATGATCACGAGTGCGCTTGTGGCGCGCAGCGCCGCCGATGCCCAGTACGAGGGCTTCATCGGCTGGGTGCTCTCGCTGATGCAGTCGCTCGGTGAGGTCGGCGTCGGCGTCGCCGTGCTGATCGAGACGTTCGTTCCACCGGTGCCCTCCGAGGCGATCCTGCCCGGGGCCGGTTTTCTCGCCTACGCGGGGCTGATGAGCTTCTGGGGTGCGTGGATCGCCGCCACCGCCGGCGCGCTCGTCGGCGCATGGATCTGGTACGCGCTGGGCGCCGCGCTCGGACGCGACCGCACGCGCCGGCTGGTCGGCCGTATCCCGCTGATGGACACTGACGACTTCGACAAGGCCGAGGTTTTCTTCCAGCGCTGGGGCGGCGTCGCCGTGTTCGTCGGGCGGTGCGTACCGCTGGTGCGCTCGTTCGTCTCGATCCCCGCGGGCATCGAGCGGATGCCGCTGTGGAAGTTCACCACGTACACGTTCCTGGGCTCGGCGATCTGGAACGGCATCTGGATCGGCCTCGGCTTCGCGTTCGGACCCGCCATCGACCCCGTGCTCGAACGATGGAGCGGCGTGCTGTCGAAAGCCGTACTCGTCGTGATCGCCCTGCTGATGATCTGGTTCATCGTCGCGCGACTGCTGCGGCTGCGCCGCCGCCGGATCAGCGAGGCGAACGGCACCGGCACCGGCACCGGCACCGGCACCGGCGAGCTCGGCTAG